Below is a genomic region from Microbacterium esteraromaticum.
TGAAGAACGTCGAGCGCACCAATGCGTTCTTCGAGCGCTTCGGCGGGCTGACGATCATCCTCGCCCGCTTCGTGCCGATCGTGCGCACCTTCGCTCCCGTCGCGGCCGGCGTGGGTCACATGCCGTGGAAGCGATACTCGCTCTACAACCTCATCGGCGCGCTGCTGTGGGGCTTCGGGCTGACCATGGTCGGCTACCTCATCGCCTACATCCCCTGGATCCGAGACCTGGTCGTCGACTACATCGACCTGATCCTGCTCATCGCCGTCGGGGGCACCGCGATCGTGACCCTCTGGCACTACCTCGCCGAGCGGTACAAGGCGAAGAAGGCCGCCGCGCGAGGCGACGACGTCGTGACCGACCACGCCGAGGCGAAGGCCCTGCAGCTCGACCCCGAGGTCTTCGACCGCGCACCCGACCTCGACGGAGACGGCAAGCACTGACGGCCCGGCCGCGCTCTGAGCCGCAAGCGGTTCAGACGCAAGGGTCAGGCCGCCCGGGGTCGGGCCGCGCGAGTCGACTCGCCTGGATCAGCCTGCCTTCTTCTTCGCGGTCGTCTTCTTCCGCTTGGGCGCGGAGTCCTTCTCGTCCCCGTCGTCGGCGTCCGTCTCCGACGCCTTGCCGCCGCCCTTGCGTGCAGCCTTGGTGCGCTCGACGCTCGCGCGCAGGGCCTCCATCAGATCGATGACCTCGCCGCCCTTCTCCGCCTTGCCCTCGTCTCCGAAGGTCTCGGCCACGTCGAAGCCCTCGCCTGCCTCGATCTTCGCGTCGATCAGAGTGCGCAGCTCCTTCTGGTACTCGTCGACGAACTCCTCGGGGTCGAAGTCGCTCGAATAGCTCTCGACCAGCGCGGCCGACATCTCGAGCTCCTTCTTGCTGATCCTCACGTCCTCGTCCAGCGCGGGGAACGCCGCCTCGCGCACCTCGTCCGACCACAGAAGGGTCTGCAGCACGAGCACGTCGCCGCGCACACGCAGTGCAGCGAGCCGCGTCTTCTGCCGCAGCGTGAACCGCACCACCGCCGTGCGATCGGTCTGCTCGAGCGTCTTCCGCAGCAGCACGTACGCCTTCGGCGATTTCGAATCGGGCTCGAGGTAGTACGGCTTGTCGAGGGTGAGCAGGTCGATCTGCTCTGTCGGCACGAACTCCACCACATCGATCTCACGGCTCTTCTCGGCCGGGAGCGAGGCGAGGTCGTCCTTCGTGAGCACGACGGTCTGTCCGTCGTCGACATAGGCGCGGTCGATGTCGGAGTACGCGATGACCTTGCCGCACACCTCGCAGGTGCGCTGATAGCGGATCCGACCGCCGTCCTCGTCGTGCACCTGGTGCAGCGGCACGTCGTGGTCCTCGACGGCCGAGTACACCTTCACCGGGACGTTCACGAGTCCGAACGTCAGGGCGCCCTTCCAGATGCTTCTCATGCCCCTAGTGAACACCAGGCGCACCGCCTGCGGCGAGGGGCTTGCGGATGCCGGATAACCTGGCCACATGGCATCCGGCGAGCAGGTCGTGCAGATCGACGGCCGCCGCCTGCGCATCACCAACCTCGACAAGGTCGTGTATCCCGAGACCGGGACGACCAAGGGCGAGGTCATCGCGTACTACTCGCAGATCGCTCCGCTCATGCTGCCCCACATGCGCGGGCGGCCCGTGACCCGCAAGAGATGGGTCGACGGGGTCGGAACCGCGCAGGCCCCGGCCGAGAGCTTCTTCACCAAGCAGCTGGAAAGAGGCGCCCCTGACTGGATCAGGCGGATGCCCATCGAGCACTCCGACGGCCCGAAGGAATACCCGCTCGCCGACGACGTCGCGTCGCTGGTGTGGTTCGCGCAGATCGCCGCGCTCGAACTGCACGTGCCGCAGTGGCGGTTCACGCACTCCGGAGGACGCGGTCGGCCGGATCGCATGGTGCTCGACCTCGACCCCGGCCCCGGTGTCGGCCTCGCCCAGTGCGCAGAGGTCGCGCGGATCGCGCGGGGCATCCTCAGCGGCATGGGGCTGGAGCCGATGCCCGTCACCAGCGGCAGCAAGGGCATCCATCTCTACGCCCGGCTGCCGACGACCGACGACGGCACCGGCCTGCAGTCGAGCGACGAGGTCTCCGCCGTCGCGAAGGAGCTGGCGCGGCTGATCGAGGCCGACCACCCCGATCTCGCCACGCACGTCATGGCGAAGTCCGAGCGCGGCGGCAGGGTGTTCATCGACTGGAGCCAGAACAGCGCATCGAAGACGACCATCGCGCCGTACTCCCTGCGCGGCCGCTCGCGACCCTGGGTCGCCGCACCGCGCACGTGGGAGGAGCTGGACGATCCCGACCTCCGGCACCTCGAGTTCCACGATGTTCTCGAGAGGATGGAGGCCGGGCTCGACCCCCTCGCGTCGCTCGCGCCGGCCAGCACGGCGCTCACCTCGTACCTCGCGAAGCGCGATGCCGCCAAGACTCCCGAGCCCATGCCGCGGACGGCATATGCAGGCTCAGGCGGCGCACCGCGCTTCGTGATCCAAGAGCACCATGCGAGCAGGCTGCACTACGACCTGCGCATCGAGCGCGACGGCGTGCTGATCAGCTGGGCCGTGCCGAAGGGCGTGCCCGAGACGGCGGAGCGCAACCACCTCGCCGTGATGACCGAGCCGCACCCCATGGAGTACCTGACCTTCGAGGGCGAGATCCCGAGAGGCGAGTACGGCGCGGGCTCCATGACCGTGTGGGACACGGGAACCGTGGCGCTCGAGAAATGGCGGGACGACGAGGTGATCGGTACATTCACCGGCCAGTCAGGAGGGCGACTCGGGTCGGCCCGCCTCGCGCTCATCCGCACGAGCGGAGAGGGCGAGAAGTCGCAGTGGCTGCTGCACCGCATGATCCCCAAGCCCCATCGCGCGCCTTCCGCGGATGCACGACCTGAACGACGTCAGGTCCTCGACGCCTCGCCTGCGTCGTTCATCGCGCCGATGCTCTCCGAGTCGGGCACCCCGGGACTCGCGCGTGCATTCGGTGAGCCATGGGCCGAGATCAAATGGGACGGCATCCGTGCGATCGGCACCTGGGAGGCGATCGACGGCGCCGATGGTCGCTTCACCCTTCGTGCGAGAAGCGGCACCGACATCACCGCCCGATACCCCGAGCTGACCGCAGACGGCGCCCCGCACCTGCCTGCGTCCGAGGCGGTGGTCGACGGCGAGATCGTGGCCTTCGACGACGACGGACGGCCCAGCTTCGCACGACTGCAGAACCGCATGCATCTGACCAGGGGCCGCGAGATCGAACGCGAGGTGGTGCGCACCCCGATCGTCTACATGCTCTTCGACCTGCTGCGCCTCGACGGCCACGACCTCACCGACATGCCTCTGCGTCAGCGGCGCGAGCTTCTCGAGCAGCTGGCAGTCGGCCTCGGCGCCCCGGTGCAGGTGCCGCCGGTGTTCGACGACCTGGAGGCCGCGCTCGACGCGAGCCGCGAGTTCGGCCTCGAGGGCGTGGTCGCGAAGGACCCCGACTCCAGGTACCGCCCCGGTCGCCGTTCGGGATCGTGGCTGAAGCTCAAGCAGACGCACGCTCAGGAGGTCGTGATCGTCGGGATCAGGCCCGGCCAGGGCAGCCGCCGCAGCGGCATCGGATCGCTGCTGCTCGCCGTCCCGTCCGGCGACGGAGAGCTGCGCTACGTCGGTCGGGTGGGCACCGGGTTCACCGATCGGATGCTGCGCGAGCTGGCTGCGCAGCTCGAGCCGCTCAGAGTGCTGAAGCCGGCACTCGAGGTCCCTTCCCCCGATGCGTCGGATGCCCTGTGGGTGCGTCCCGAGCTTGTCGGCGAGGTCGAGTTCGCGAACTGGTCGCCCGGCGGCATCCTGCGGCATTCCCGCTGGCGCGGGCTGCGCCCCGACAAGTCCCCCGACGAGGTGCGCGTCGAGAGCTGACGACGCGGGCCGAGTTCGGCTCAGGCGTGCGCCGCCTCGCAGTCGTCGTGGTCGGCGGGCTCGAGCTGGAAGGTCGAGTGCTCGACGTCGAAGT
It encodes:
- a CDS encoding DedA family protein gives rise to the protein MLQAPTALIPWLDPANIIEGAGSWALAVVCFIVFAETGLLVGFLLPGDTLLIISGLLTHTNDIFGVNIWVVSLLIALAAFVGGEVGYLIGHKGGPAVFERKESGLFSVKNVERTNAFFERFGGLTIILARFVPIVRTFAPVAAGVGHMPWKRYSLYNLIGALLWGFGLTMVGYLIAYIPWIRDLVVDYIDLILLIAVGGTAIVTLWHYLAERYKAKKAAARGDDVVTDHAEAKALQLDPEVFDRAPDLDGDGKH
- a CDS encoding Ku protein, whose protein sequence is MRSIWKGALTFGLVNVPVKVYSAVEDHDVPLHQVHDEDGGRIRYQRTCEVCGKVIAYSDIDRAYVDDGQTVVLTKDDLASLPAEKSREIDVVEFVPTEQIDLLTLDKPYYLEPDSKSPKAYVLLRKTLEQTDRTAVVRFTLRQKTRLAALRVRGDVLVLQTLLWSDEVREAAFPALDEDVRISKKELEMSAALVESYSSDFDPEEFVDEYQKELRTLIDAKIEAGEGFDVAETFGDEGKAEKGGEVIDLMEALRASVERTKAARKGGGKASETDADDGDEKDSAPKRKKTTAKKKAG
- a CDS encoding ATP-dependent DNA ligase, with the translated sequence MASGEQVVQIDGRRLRITNLDKVVYPETGTTKGEVIAYYSQIAPLMLPHMRGRPVTRKRWVDGVGTAQAPAESFFTKQLERGAPDWIRRMPIEHSDGPKEYPLADDVASLVWFAQIAALELHVPQWRFTHSGGRGRPDRMVLDLDPGPGVGLAQCAEVARIARGILSGMGLEPMPVTSGSKGIHLYARLPTTDDGTGLQSSDEVSAVAKELARLIEADHPDLATHVMAKSERGGRVFIDWSQNSASKTTIAPYSLRGRSRPWVAAPRTWEELDDPDLRHLEFHDVLERMEAGLDPLASLAPASTALTSYLAKRDAAKTPEPMPRTAYAGSGGAPRFVIQEHHASRLHYDLRIERDGVLISWAVPKGVPETAERNHLAVMTEPHPMEYLTFEGEIPRGEYGAGSMTVWDTGTVALEKWRDDEVIGTFTGQSGGRLGSARLALIRTSGEGEKSQWLLHRMIPKPHRAPSADARPERRQVLDASPASFIAPMLSESGTPGLARAFGEPWAEIKWDGIRAIGTWEAIDGADGRFTLRARSGTDITARYPELTADGAPHLPASEAVVDGEIVAFDDDGRPSFARLQNRMHLTRGREIEREVVRTPIVYMLFDLLRLDGHDLTDMPLRQRRELLEQLAVGLGAPVQVPPVFDDLEAALDASREFGLEGVVAKDPDSRYRPGRRSGSWLKLKQTHAQEVVIVGIRPGQGSRRSGIGSLLLAVPSGDGELRYVGRVGTGFTDRMLRELAAQLEPLRVLKPALEVPSPDASDALWVRPELVGEVEFANWSPGGILRHSRWRGLRPDKSPDEVRVES